Proteins from a genomic interval of Treponema brennaborense DSM 12168:
- the murI gene encoding glutamate racemase, protein MGIDFAFLDSGTGGLPYMRYLKQQCPEARCVYLADTFHFPYGEKSVSQIIRYATDVSDLIIRKWQPKAVVIACNTMSVTALDSLRKRFPQTPFIGTVPAVKQAAACTRNGIIGLLATTRTVRDPYTDALIRKFAPGCTVVRRGDGALIDFIEHRLVSAPDAERKRAVQPAADFFKSHGADTVILGCTHFVHIADDIQEAVGRGVSVIDSRSGVVRQALKVAFTVPRAGKAAEREPLPADGTFFVTGFQAGQDESSYAELCRLYRIPWGGKLSPADYDCTENG, encoded by the coding sequence GTGGGAATCGATTTTGCGTTTCTTGATTCGGGAACGGGCGGCTTACCGTATATGCGGTATTTGAAGCAGCAGTGTCCCGAAGCCCGGTGCGTGTATTTAGCCGATACGTTCCATTTTCCGTACGGAGAAAAAAGCGTTTCTCAGATAATCCGGTACGCAACGGATGTTTCCGATCTTATTATCCGGAAATGGCAGCCGAAGGCCGTCGTGATTGCGTGCAATACGATGTCGGTTACCGCACTTGATTCCTTACGCAAGCGGTTTCCGCAGACGCCGTTTATCGGAACCGTTCCCGCGGTAAAGCAGGCGGCCGCTTGTACGCGTAACGGGATTATCGGACTGCTCGCGACCACCCGTACCGTACGGGACCCGTATACGGACGCTCTTATCCGAAAGTTCGCGCCGGGCTGTACCGTCGTGCGCCGCGGCGACGGAGCGCTCATCGATTTTATCGAGCATCGGCTGGTGTCCGCTCCCGATGCCGAACGGAAACGGGCCGTTCAGCCTGCGGCGGATTTTTTCAAATCGCACGGCGCCGATACGGTTATCCTCGGCTGTACGCATTTCGTGCATATTGCTGACGATATTCAGGAAGCCGTCGGCCGCGGCGTGAGCGTCATCGATTCGAGAAGCGGCGTCGTTCGGCAGGCGCTCAAAGTCGCCTTCACCGTGCCCCGGGCGGGGAAAGCCGCTGAGCGGGAACCGCTTCCCGCCGACGGAACGTTTTTCGTGACCGGATTTCAAGCCGGGCAGGATGAATCTTCATACGCCGAATTGTGCCGGCTGTACCGTATTCCGTGGGGCGGCAAATTGAGTCCCGCGGATTACGACTGTACAGAAAACGGCTGA
- a CDS encoding pentapeptide repeat-containing protein → MFALNTCIHPPCQRSALSVIDKNGNLTEEPNYCLKHSPDPEAEKVKIYEYIRTHQKIIGLNACGLTFTDIDLTDKRFYGCNFQYCTFSNLHSESFRSRMSFFDFSLFSDCTLVRSNLQFSSFAGATFSHVLFTGSDLVHNNFCGISAYQSSFDDSDLYNSRFIKAVLLDTSLRNCNIKKTIFYDIEQKNVSFKQSNTREAQFLHGGGIK, encoded by the coding sequence ATGTTTGCACTGAACACTTGTATTCACCCGCCGTGCCAGCGCTCCGCGCTTTCGGTCATAGATAAAAACGGCAATCTGACGGAAGAACCGAATTACTGTCTTAAGCATTCGCCGGATCCGGAAGCCGAAAAAGTAAAAATATACGAATACATCCGTACGCACCAAAAAATAATCGGACTCAACGCCTGCGGTCTGACGTTCACCGATATCGACTTAACGGATAAGCGTTTTTACGGGTGCAATTTTCAATACTGTACGTTCAGCAATCTGCATTCGGAATCTTTCAGATCGAGAATGTCCTTTTTCGATTTTTCACTGTTTTCCGACTGCACGCTCGTCCGCTCGAACTTGCAGTTTTCGTCGTTCGCCGGAGCGACGTTTTCACACGTGCTTTTTACCGGATCGGATTTGGTGCACAACAATTTCTGCGGTATCTCCGCGTATCAGTCGTCGTTCGATGATTCCGATTTGTACAATTCGCGCTTTATCAAAGCCGTACTGCTCGATACATCACTGAGAAACTGCAACATCAAAAAAACGATTTTTTACGATATCGAACAGAAAAACGTTTCATTTAAACAATCGAACACGCGCGAAGCGCAATTCCTTCACGGCGGAGGGATAAAATGA